The segment ACTTGCCGCGATGGCGGGCGCTTCATTCATGGCGATGTGGAAGGACGACGTCCTCGTGCCCGCGCCGGGCTTCGAGAAGAAGATGCTTAGCGACTGGTTCGACGGCCTTGCAGGTTCTCCGGGGGACACGCCGGTCTACGTGCAGCAGGGGGGAGAACCGGGCGGCACCGTGTTGATCCTGGGAGGAACTCACCCGACCGAGCCTGCCTCGATGGTCGCGGCGACCCTGTTCCTGGAGCGAGCCGAGGTAGTCAAGGGCAGGCTGATTGTGATCCCGCAGGCCAACATGCTTGGCTTCACGCACAACTCCCCGCAGGAGGCTCACCCGCAGAGCATATCCTTCGAGGCCCCGGACGGAAGCAGGAGGGTATTCCGATTTGGCTCCCGCCTGACCAACCCTCTTTACGAGTGGCCCGCGCCCGACATCTACATCCACCCCGCGTCAGGGCAGCAGCTCCCGGGCAAGGAGAGAGGAAACATCAACCGATGCTATCCGGGCATCCCGGATGGATCGGTCACGGAGCAGGCGGCCTACGCTATAACTGAGATGATCAAGATCGAGGGGGTCGACCTGTCGATAGACCTGCACGAGGCATCGCCAGAGTACCCGGTGGTGAACGCGATAGTCGCTCATGAGAGGAGCATGGAGCTGGCCGCCATGACCACGATGGACCTGGAGATGGCGGGGATCCCGATGCGACTGGAACCGTCGCCGAAGAACCTGCGCGGACTGACGCACAGGGAGTGGGGGGACTACACTGATACGATGCCGGTGCTGATGGAGGCGGGCAACCCGGTGCAGGGGCGCCTCCGCGGCAGGACGGACGAGAGGCTCGCCCTCACCGGGGAGGACAAGGCCTATGTGAAGGCCGCGGGCCTCGGAAGGCTCTACATCCCCTACGACGGTGACCAGAGGATCGAGTACAGGGTGGGGAGGCACGTAGCGTCGATAATGGTCTTCCTGGAGAATCTTGATCTCCTGGAGCCCGACAAGGGAGTGCTTCTGGAGGGCATCCCCTCGTTCGATGATCTGCAAGAGAAGGGCGTCGGGGCCTTCCTTTCGCCCATGGAGTTGTAATGCAGTGGTTTCAAAAAAATACAGGAGGTGTTGTGAGATGAGAAGGTATCTATCGGCGGCGCTTGTGCTGCTCCTCGTCATGGCGGCGGGGGCATGTGCGGCGGAGTTCGAGGTGCGCGACGTCTATTCGCGCAGGGGAATGGTCTCGTCGGCGCACGAGCTCGCCTCCCGGGCGGGCGTCGAGATCATGGAGAGGGGCGGCAACGCCATAGACGCGGCCGTGGCCACCATGCTCGCGCTGAACGTGGTGGAGCCGAACGCCTCGGGCTTAGGAGGAGGCGGCTTCTCGACCATACGCTTCGCAAAGACGGGCGAGGTCGTCGAGCTGGACTACAGGGAGATAGCACCCCTGTCCGCCACGAAGGACATGTACGCTTCCGAGGCCTCCAAGAAGGCCAGGGAGTCCGTGCTCGGAGGCAAGGCCGTCGGAGTCCCCGGGATCGTGATGGGAGTCTTCACGATGCTGGAGAAGTACGGTACCATGACCTTCGCCGAGGTCGCCGAGCCGGCGATTCGCCTCGCGGAGGAGGGCTTCGAGGTTCACCCGATGCAGAACGGCATAATCAACGACGAGTACGACAAGCTCGCCAAGTACAGCCCGGTCTGCGCATTCCTTCCCGACGGGCTTCCCGCCGAGGCTGGCTCGATACTGAAGCAGCCGGAGCTCGCCGGGGCGTTCAGACTGTTGGCGAAGGACGGCCCGAACGCCTTCTACAGAGGCCCGATAGGCGAGGCGGTGGTGGCCGCTGTCAACGGAGCGGGCGGCGACATGTCCATGAAGGACCTCAACAACTACAGCATGGAGATCAGGACGCCGGTCAAGGGAACCTACCGGGGCTACTCCATATACTCGACGCCCCCGGCGTCCAGCGGCGGCACCCACATAGTGCAGCTTCTTAACATAATGGAGAACTTCCAGGTCAGCTCCTGGGGTCACAACTCGCCGACCTATCTTCACCACCTCGCCGAGGCGATGAAGATGGTCTTCGCCGACCGCCAGCGCTACATGGCGGACACCGCTTTCGTGGACGTTCCGCTCAAGGGCCTTGCGAGCAAGGAGTACGCCAGGACCCAGGCGGACAAGATCACCCCGTTCGAGGCCGCGGCAGAGGTGCTACCCGGCAACCCATGGCGTTACGACGAGGCCAAGGAAGTGGCATACCAGGGGCACGACGGCAACAAGCACGTCTCCACGAGCTCCTTCTCCGTGGTCGATGCGGCCGGCAACATTGTGGCGTCGACCAACACGGTCAACTTCTTCTTCGGCTCCGGGGTGGTAGTGCCCGAGTACGGGATCGTCCTCAACAACGAGATGGACGACTTCGCTCAGGATCCGGCGAGCGTGAACGCGCCCGAGCCCGGAAAGCGTCCCCTCTCCTCGATGTCGCCGACCATTGTGATCGACCCGGAGGGACGGCCCTTCATGACCCTCGGCTCGGCCGGCGCGATGAGGATCATCACGGCGCTCAGCCAGATCATAATGAACGTGGTCGACTTCGGGATGACCATGGACGAGGCCATCGAGCAGCCCCGCATCTTCAACTCCGCAGGTGGCGGCAAGGCGGGACAGCTCCTTGTCGAGGGCGGGATCAGCCCGAAGACAGCGACCTTCCTTCGCTTCATGGGGCACGACGTGGTCGAGCGCGACCGCGACGGCTACTTTGGCACCGCCCAGGGCATAATGTTCAACTACTCCGTGCCCAAGGCGAGCCGGTTCAGGATAAACGGCGGCGCGGACAGCAGGCGGTTGGGGGTCCCGGTGGGTTTCTAAGAGAGGACCGTTGCTATATACTGGAGGCGGGGCCGGATCTCTCGGCTCCGCCTTTTTCGTCGTTTTACACATATGTTGAAGGGCAGGGGATGGACTGTGGAGAGTGGACCCAAGGTCGCAGTCATAGGCAGCGCGAACATGGATCTCGTCACCATGACCCCGCGCATGCCCAGGATAGGCGAGACGCTGGAGGCGCGTACCTTCTTCACCGGCTTCGGCGGGAAGGGGGCAAACCAGGCGGTGGCGGCGGCCCGCCTGGGCGCCGACGTCCTGATGGTCGCGAAGATCGGAGACGATATGTTCGGCTCGGAGATGAAGCGAAACTTCGAGGAAAACGGGGTGGACGCCCGCTTCGTCGAGACGGTGAGCGGCTGTCCGACCGGGGTGGCGACCATCTCGGTGGACGATGCCGGGAACAACTGCATCATGATCGTCAAGGGGGCCAACGGGGAGCTCTCGCCGGAGGACATATCCAGGGCCGCCCCCTCTCTGAGAGGGAGCGGCATGATGCTGCTTCAGCTGGAGATTCCAGTCGAGACAGTCTACTCCGCAATTGATCTCGCTCGAAGAGAGGGGATCCCGGTACTGCTCAACCCCGCGCCCGCGATGAAACTGGAGCAGAAATACCTGCGGATGGTGGACTTCCTCGCGCCCAACGAGACAGAGCTGGAGATGATCACCGGTATGCCAGCGACCACGCCGGAGGAGGCCCTTTTGGCGGCGAGACATCTTGTCGGCCTTGGAGTGCCTGCGGTTATAACGACCCTTGGGGCTAGAGGGTCGCTTTATGTTGACGCCGAGGGACACTTTTTTGCCGAGCCTCTTCCCGTGAAGCCTGTCGACTCCACAGGGGCTGGGGACGCCTTCATCGGGGGCTTCGCCTTCCACTACCTCAAGTCGGGAGACGTTAGAGAGGCCATGAACATGGCCAACCGGTACGCGGCTGTATCGACTCTCAGGGCGGGGACCCAGGCCTCCTTCCTCGGGATGGACGAGTTCAAGAGGACAATCAGGGAGATGGAGAGATGAGCCGGGATCTTGCCAAGTACATTGACCACACACTGCTCAAGCCGGACGCGACCCCGGCGGACGTGTCCAAACTGTGCGCCGAGGCCCGAGAGTTCGGCTTCGCGTCCGTCTGTGTGAATGGAGGCTTCGTGCGACAGGTCGCACGGGAGCTCAAGGGATCCGGCGTGATGACCTGCTCTGTTGTCGGCTTTCCCCTAGGTTCCGGCACGACCGGGTCGAAGGCCTTCGAGGCCTCGGAGGCCGTAGAGAACGGTGCGTCCGAGATAGACATGGTCATAGCCGTGGGCAGGCTGCTCTCGGGCGACGAGGAGTACGTTCGGGAGGACATTCGAGCCGTGGTCGAGGCCTCCGGCGGCGCTCCGGTGAAGGTGATAATCGAGACCTGCCTGCTGACGGACGGACAGAAGGAGATCGCCTGCCGATTGGCCGGGGAGGCGGGCGCTCGCTTCGTCAAGACGTCTACCGGGTTCTCCTCCGGTGGCGCGACGGTGGAGGACGTCGCCCTGATGAGGCGGGTCGTCGGCGACCGACTCGGGGTGAAGGCGTCGGGCGGCATAAGGAGCAGGAAGGACGCCGAGCGGATGATCGCCGCCGGGGCCTCTCGCATCGGGGCGTCGGCCTCGGTGAGGATCTGCGGAGGCGAGTGATCCTTCTCGCCTGGACTGACGTGCGCTGGATGAAACGCCTCTCCGCCCCGATAAGGGTTCTGGTGACGGGGAGCCGGGGGAAGAGCTCCGTTGTCCGCCTGCTGACCTCGGCTCTTGCCTCCTTCGGCCTCGATGCCAGGGGGAGGATCACGGGGGTGCTGCCCCGCGAGCTTCGCCCCGGCGGCCCTGGAAGTCGCCTCGAGGAAGTGCTGCTGCTGCGCTCCGGGCAGGCGAGCGTCGCCGATATGAACTGGTGGCTCTCCTCTCTTCATACTTCCGTGGACGCAGTCGTGATGGAGAACAGCGCTATAGCCCCCGAGCTCCAGCACCTGGCCTCCAGGTGGCTGAGGCCGGTCTGCTCCGTGCTTGTCAACGTGCGACCCGACCACGAGGAGTCGTGGGGCAGGGGGGAGGAGAGAGCCGCCCGGGCCCTCTGCCTCGGCCTCCGCTCGGACTGCGGTGAGCATCCCGTGATCCTCCCCCGGCATGTCGCGGAGAAGCCCTTCGTCGAGCGCCTGCTGCGGGAGGGTGGCTGCCTGCCGGTCCCCTGCGAGGGCGGAGCGGACTTCAGAGATGAGCACCTCTCGATCGTGGAGAGTGTCTGCGACCTGCTGGGGCTGGACGGGAAGGCCGGGAGAAGGGCCGCGTCACTTCTCCCCCCGGACCTGGCCGACTTCGCCCTTCACGGGGAGGGGGAGGGGATCCTGGCGTCCGCCTTCTCCGCCAACGACCCGGAGTCCGCCGAGAGCCTTTTCCTCTCCACCGGTTGGAGCAGGCGGGACACTGTCGTCCTCTTCAACTCCCGGAGCGACCGGCCGGGTCGCCTCGGGGCCTTCTCGTCCTGGCTCTCGTCCCACCAATGGAGGAGGGTCTGCGTCTGCGGCGGTTCGCCCCTTGTCCTTCCAAGGCGAACCGAGAGGCTGAGGATTCCCGACGGCGTGGCGTTGACGAACTTCGTGCGGCGCGAGGGCCTGGTCTTCGGGTGCGGCAACGTCGCGGGGGCGCCGCTGGATTACCTCGAGTCGGTCCGCGGGAGAGGAGGCGGCTCGCGATGACGGAGCAGAGGCTGATGATCGTAGGCCTGGGCATAGTCCTCGGCATGATCTTCTTTCACAGAACCGGGTACTCCCCCGGCGGGGTGATCACGCCCGGCCTGCTGGCGCTGGAGCTTACTTCGCCGGAGAGGGTGGCGTGGGTCTTCCTGTTCGCCTGGGTGGCCTCCCTCGCCCTGGAGCTCGCAGTCCGTGCCGTCGGCCTTTACGGACGACAGAGGATTGGGGCGGCGCTCCTGGTAGCGCTGACGGTCCGGATCGCCGCCGGGTGCTTCCTGCCGGTGGAAGATCTGTGGATAGGATGGGTGGTGCCGGGCTTGGTGGGGGCGGACATGCAGAGGCAGGGCGCCCTCCCGACCGTAGGCGCGACTTTGGCGACCGCGATAGCCGCCGCTATGGCGGGGCGACTGCTGGCCGGGGTGCCGATTTGAGCGGCCTCGCCGCCCGGTCGCGCTCCTTCGCGCGCAACG is part of the Synergistaceae bacterium genome and harbors:
- a CDS encoding succinylglutamate desuccinylase; the encoded protein is MKLKGTPLTAAILLLAAIGLAAMAGASFMAMWKDDVLVPAPGFEKKMLSDWFDGLAGSPGDTPVYVQQGGEPGGTVLILGGTHPTEPASMVAATLFLERAEVVKGRLIVIPQANMLGFTHNSPQEAHPQSISFEAPDGSRRVFRFGSRLTNPLYEWPAPDIYIHPASGQQLPGKERGNINRCYPGIPDGSVTEQAAYAITEMIKIEGVDLSIDLHEASPEYPVVNAIVAHERSMELAAMTTMDLEMAGIPMRLEPSPKNLRGLTHREWGDYTDTMPVLMEAGNPVQGRLRGRTDERLALTGEDKAYVKAAGLGRLYIPYDGDQRIEYRVGRHVASIMVFLENLDLLEPDKGVLLEGIPSFDDLQEKGVGAFLSPMEL
- the ggt gene encoding gamma-glutamyltransferase, with translation MRRYLSAALVLLLVMAAGACAAEFEVRDVYSRRGMVSSAHELASRAGVEIMERGGNAIDAAVATMLALNVVEPNASGLGGGGFSTIRFAKTGEVVELDYREIAPLSATKDMYASEASKKARESVLGGKAVGVPGIVMGVFTMLEKYGTMTFAEVAEPAIRLAEEGFEVHPMQNGIINDEYDKLAKYSPVCAFLPDGLPAEAGSILKQPELAGAFRLLAKDGPNAFYRGPIGEAVVAAVNGAGGDMSMKDLNNYSMEIRTPVKGTYRGYSIYSTPPASSGGTHIVQLLNIMENFQVSSWGHNSPTYLHHLAEAMKMVFADRQRYMADTAFVDVPLKGLASKEYARTQADKITPFEAAAEVLPGNPWRYDEAKEVAYQGHDGNKHVSTSSFSVVDAAGNIVASTNTVNFFFGSGVVVPEYGIVLNNEMDDFAQDPASVNAPEPGKRPLSSMSPTIVIDPEGRPFMTLGSAGAMRIITALSQIIMNVVDFGMTMDEAIEQPRIFNSAGGGKAGQLLVEGGISPKTATFLRFMGHDVVERDRDGYFGTAQGIMFNYSVPKASRFRINGGADSRRLGVPVGF
- the rbsK gene encoding ribokinase; its protein translation is MLKGRGWTVESGPKVAVIGSANMDLVTMTPRMPRIGETLEARTFFTGFGGKGANQAVAAARLGADVLMVAKIGDDMFGSEMKRNFEENGVDARFVETVSGCPTGVATISVDDAGNNCIMIVKGANGELSPEDISRAAPSLRGSGMMLLQLEIPVETVYSAIDLARREGIPVLLNPAPAMKLEQKYLRMVDFLAPNETELEMITGMPATTPEEALLAARHLVGLGVPAVITTLGARGSLYVDAEGHFFAEPLPVKPVDSTGAGDAFIGGFAFHYLKSGDVREAMNMANRYAAVSTLRAGTQASFLGMDEFKRTIREMER
- the deoC gene encoding deoxyribose-phosphate aldolase, giving the protein MSRDLAKYIDHTLLKPDATPADVSKLCAEAREFGFASVCVNGGFVRQVARELKGSGVMTCSVVGFPLGSGTTGSKAFEASEAVENGASEIDMVIAVGRLLSGDEEYVREDIRAVVEASGGAPVKVIIETCLLTDGQKEIACRLAGEAGARFVKTSTGFSSGGATVEDVALMRRVVGDRLGVKASGGIRSRKDAERMIAAGASRIGASASVRICGGE
- a CDS encoding capsule biosynthesis protein CapB gives rise to the protein MILLAWTDVRWMKRLSAPIRVLVTGSRGKSSVVRLLTSALASFGLDARGRITGVLPRELRPGGPGSRLEEVLLLRSGQASVADMNWWLSSLHTSVDAVVMENSAIAPELQHLASRWLRPVCSVLVNVRPDHEESWGRGEERAARALCLGLRSDCGEHPVILPRHVAEKPFVERLLREGGCLPVPCEGGADFRDEHLSIVESVCDLLGLDGKAGRRAASLLPPDLADFALHGEGEGILASAFSANDPESAESLFLSTGWSRRDTVVLFNSRSDRPGRLGAFSSWLSSHQWRRVCVCGGSPLVLPRRTERLRIPDGVALTNFVRREGLVFGCGNVAGAPLDYLESVRGRGGGSR
- a CDS encoding capsule biosynthesis protein CapC; amino-acid sequence: MTEQRLMIVGLGIVLGMIFFHRTGYSPGGVITPGLLALELTSPERVAWVFLFAWVASLALELAVRAVGLYGRQRIGAALLVALTVRIAAGCFLPVEDLWIGWVVPGLVGADMQRQGALPTVGATLATAIAAAMAGRLLAGVPI